The Gemmobacter aquarius genome contains the following window.
CACCAGCGTCGCCCCTTCGTCGATGCCCTTCTGGATCAGGCCCTGCACCTTGTCGAATTGCAGTTTGCTGATCAGCGGCCCCATGGTCACCGCCGGATCGTTCGGATCGCCGACCACCACCTTTTCGGCAGCCTCTTTCGCCACCGCCAGCGCCTCGTCCATCCGAGCGATTGGAACGAACATGCGGGTCGGCGCGTCACAGCTTTGCCCCGTATTACCAAAGCAGCCTTCGACACCACCCGAAACGGCAGCGGCAAGGTCAGCAGACGGCAGGACGATATTGGCCGACTTTCCACCCAACTCCTGCGCCACGCGCTTTACGGTCGGCGCGGCGGCCTGCGCCACCTGTACGCCTGCGCGGGTCGATCCGGTAAAGCTGACCATATCCACCTCGGGGTGGCTGGAAAGGCGCGCGCCGACCTCTGGCCCCGTGCCGTTTACCATGTTGAACACACCCGCAGGCACGCCCGCCGCATGGCAGACCTCGGCGAACAATATGCCCGACAGGGGCGCGATTTCCGAAGGTTTCAGCACCATGGTGCAGCCTGCCGCGATGGCGGGGCCGACCTTGCAGGCGATCTGGTTCATCGGCCAATTCCAAGGCGTGATCAGCGCGCAAACCCCGATGCCCTCGCGGATCAGCAGGGTGTCGCCGCGCTTTTCCTCCCAATGGAATTCTTTCGCCGCCTTGATCGTGCTTTCCAGATGCACCTGCCCTGCCCAGGCCTGTGCATCTTTGGCCCAAGCCATCGGGGCACCCATCTCGGTGCTCATCGCTTGCGCGAAATCATCGTAGCGGGCGTTGTATTCGGCAAGGATGCGCTCCAGCAGCGCGATCCGGTCATCGGCGGACCAGACGGTGAACGCATCGAACGCCGCCCGCGCCGCCGCAATGGCACGGTCGGCATCGGCCACGCTGCCAAGCGCAACCTGACCCACGATCTCCTCGGTCGCGGGATTCTCGACCCCCATCGTGCCGCCGCCCAGCGGGGCGACCCATTCGCCGTTGATATAGAACTTTGAAAGGTTCGCGTAAGTCATTCTTTCCTCACCGGAAATGGATTTTATACTTGGCGCGGATCGCGGCATCGATCTCAGGCTCGACGCGGCACCCGGCCTTGGCCAGAATCGCATTCTTGCGCGCGATCGCAGTGTCGAGCAACAGCGGCTTTCCGGCCTCGTTCCATTCCTTCGGGCTCATGCGGTTGCCGCAGACCGGATAGATATATTCGGTCTGCATCAGCGACAGGGTCTGCTCCGACCCGAGGTAATGGCCCGGCCCGCCAAGGCAAACCTGCTTCATCGCCTCGATGCTGGTGCTGTCGGGCGTCACGTCGATCCCCCGCACCAGACGCATCGCCTGACCCAGCAGGTCATCGCCCAGCACAAGCGATTCAAGACAGAACCCCAGAAGCGAGGCATGCATCCCCACCGCTTCGTAGCACATGTTCAACCCCGACAGGCCCGCCAGCGCGTTGGTGATGCCCTGCTCCCATCCGGCCTGCATATCGGGCAGCTTGCTGTCGGAAATGCCCGAAGCCGCCCCGCCCGGCAGGTCGTAGAACCGGTGCATCTGCGCGCAGCCCGCCGTCAGCAGCGCCTGCTCGGCACTGCCGCCCGACATGGCGCCTGTCCGCAGGTCCGATACAAAGGGCCATGTGCCGAATATGCAAGGCGCACCCTTGGTGATGGCATTGGCATAGACCACCCCCGCCAGACATTCCGCCATTGCCTGCACGATGGTCAGCGCGATCGGCGCAGGGCTGGTCGCCCCCGCCTGTCCCGCGCTCAGCAGCAGCATCGGCATCCCGCGCCGGATGCAGGCCTCCATCGTGATGCAGCTTTCTTCCGCGAACTTCATCGGCGGGACGACAAAGCAGTTGGAATTGCTGACAAAGGGCCGCTCGCGCCATTTGTCCTCGCCGCCCGCCACCATGTAGAGCATGTCGAAGATCGCATCCACATGGCTCGGGTCGCTGATGCTGGTGCCCACGTGTTTCGTGGTCCCCGCCAGACAGCCGTAAAGCGTGTTCAGGTCCATGTCGCGGTTGTCGACCACATCGCGGCACACCATGGTGCGCTGGTAAAAGTGGATGTTGTCGAGGTTGTCGACCAGCCGCGCCGCATCATACAGGTCCTGCGCCGTCGACTCGCGATAGTCCAACGTCACCGGATCGACGATATGCACCGCCGCCCCCGCCGTGCCGAAGTGCACGTTGGTGCCGGTCAGGTGCAGATCATGGCGGTCCTCGCGTCCGTGCAGCGTGATCCCGCGCGCGGCCACGGCCAGCATATCCTCGACCAGCGCCCGCGGAAAGCGCAGCCGCCCGTCATCGCCCTGTATCGCCCCCGCAGCGGTCATGATCTCGACCCCCGATGGCGGGGCCTGGCTCAGCCCGATCACCTCCAGCGCCTCCAAAGCACTCTCGTGAATTTTCGCCATGCCGGCATCCGTCAGCGGGCGGTACTGCCCCCCCGACATGCCGCCGCGCACGGGACGCAGGTTTTCAGCCAAGGGCGCAGACCGCAAAGCCACGCGATTGGCCCGCCCCCCCGCACGCCGCGACCGCGAGGGTTCGCAAGCCTCGCCCAATCCGTCCGTCTCGATCGCTTCGCTCATTCCGACACCCTCATTTTCTGCCCGAAAATATCCTCGGGAGGGGTCCGGGGAGGGCAGACAGCCCTCTCCGGCCTTTCCCGCAGGACCGACGCATCACATCTTCACCCGTTCCGATTTCGGATCATGCAGCGGCGCAAGCGAGGCCACCGCCTCGTGCCGCACGCCTGCAATCTCGATCTCGTAGCGGCTGGCCAGCACATCGGCCTCGGTCTCGCCACGGCAGGGCACATAGCCCAGCCCCACCGCGCCCCCGAGGAAATGGCCATAATTCCCGCTGGTCACCGGACCCACGATCTTGCCATCGCGGACCACGGCCTCGTTATGGAACATCAGCGGTTCGGGGTCTTTCAACAAGAACTGCACCATCCGCCGCTCCAGCCCCGCCTCGGCCTTTGCCAGCACCGCATCGCGCCCGATGAAATCGCCCTTGCCGGTCTTGACCGCAAAGCCAAGCCCCGCTTCCAGCACATGGTCTTCGTCGGTGATGTCATGGCCGAAATGGCGATAGGCCTTTTCGATCCGGCAACTGTCCAGCGTGTGGATGCCACACAGCTTCAGCCCGTGATCCGCCCCCGCCGCCTCGACCGCCTCGAACACATGCGCGGCCTGATCAGCGGAAACGTAAAGCTCCCATCCCAGCTCGCCCACGTAAGTCACCCGATGCGCCCGCGCCAGCCCCATGCCCACCTCGATCTCGCGCGCGCTGCCAAAGGGGTGGCCCGCGTTCGAGAAATCGTTCGGCGAACAGCCCGCCAGCACATCCCGCGCCTTCGGCCCCATCAGGCACAGCACGGCTTCCGCCGCCGTCATATCGGTGATCACGGCAAAATCCTCACCCAGATGCCGCCGCAGCCACGCCAGATCGCGCTGGAGTGTAGCCCCCGGCACGACCAGCAAAAAGGCGGTTTCGGAAAGCCGCGTCACGGTCAGATCGCTCTCGATCCCGCCGTTGCGGTTAAGCATCTGGGTATAGACGATCCGCCCGACACCGACGTCGATCTGGTTGGCGCAAACGCGGTTCAGAAACGCGCAGGCATCCCGCCCCTCGACCCGTATCTTGCCGAATGACGACATGTCGAACAGCCCGACCCCGTTTCTGACCGCCAGATGCTCGGCCCGCTGGTTGCCGAACCAGTTCTGCCGCTTCCAGCTATAGCGGTATTGCCGTTCCTGCCCCGCATCGGCAAACCAGTTCGCCCGCTCCCATCCAGCCACCTCGCCGAACACAGCGCCGCGCGCCATGAGGTGTTCGTGCAGCGGCGTGCGCCGCACTCCGCGGCTGGTCACCACCTGCCGATAGGGGAAATGGTCGGCGTAAAGCAGCCCCAGCGTCTCGGTTACCCGCTCTTTCAGATAGGCGCGGTTCTTCTGGAACGGCTGGGCGCGGCGGATATCCACCTCCCACAGATCGAACGGCGCCTCGCCTTCGGTAATCCAATGCGCCAGCGCCATCCCCGCCCCGCCCGACCCCGCGATCCCGACCGAGTTATAGCCGGCCGCCACCCAATAGCCGCCCACTTCCGGCGCCTCGCCCAGATAGTAGCGGTCGTCGGGGGTGAAACTCTCGGGACCGTTGAAGAAGGTATGGATGCCCGCCGACTGAAACAGCGGCATCCGGTTCATCGCGTGTTCTAGGATCGGCTGGAAATGGTCGAAATCCTCGGGCAGCGTATCGAAGCAGAATTCCTCGCGGATGCCGCCCATGCCCCATGGCTTGGCCTTTGGCTCGAATGCCCCCAGCATCATCTTGCCCGCATCCTGCTTGTAATAGGCGCATTCGTCGGGCACCCGCAGGACCGGAAGGTTGGGGTCCAGCCCCGCGACAGGTTCGGTCACCAGATAAAAATGCTCGCAAGCATGCAGCGGCAGCGTCACGCCATTCTGCGCCGCGAGGTCACGCCCCCACATGCCGCCGCAGTTGATCACCACATCGGCGGCGATATGGCCCGGCCCGGCCTCGGTGACGTAATCCACCCCCGTCACCCGCCGCCCCGTTCCCGAAGCGGCCTCGGTCACCCGCGTGACCTTGACGCCCTCGAAAATCTTGGCCCCGCGCATCCGCGCGCCCTTTGCCAGCGCCATGGCGATGTTGGCAGGGTCGCATTGCCCGTCAAGCGGCAGCGCCACCGCGCCCACCACATCCGACACGTTCAGATGCGGATAGCGCGCCTTCACCTCGGCTGGCGAAATCTCGTGTACATCCACATCGAAGATCCGCGCCACCGTTGCCTGCCGCAGCAATTCCTCGTGCCGTTCGCCCGTCAGCGCGACCGAGATGCTGCCCACCTGCTTCATCCCCGTGGCCACGCCCGTCTCGGCCTCGAGCTTCACATACAGATCGGCCGAATACTTCGCCAGCCGCGTCATGTTGGCCGACCCGCGCAACTGCCCGATCAGCCCCGCCGCATGCCATGTCGTGCCGCTGGTCAACTGCTTGCGCTCGAGCAGCACGATGTCCGTCCATCCCGCCTTGGCAAGATGATAGGCGACCGAGCACCCCGACACCCCGCCCCCGATGATGACCGCCCGCGCCCGCTCTGGAACCTGAACCACGCCCGTCTCCATTTTCTGTCTTCAAATATCCCGGGGGTGCGGGGGCTGGCCCCCGCTCCCGCTGCCTGTCACGCGCGCAACCGCTCGTTCTTGCCATCCCACAGCGGCGCGTCTTCCTGCACCACCGCCCGATAGCGCGTGCCGAAGATTTCCACCTCGACGCCCATACCTGCCACGTTCAGGTCGGCCCGGAGCATCCCCAAGGCGATGACCTTGCCCGTGCGATGCCCGAAATAGCCGCTGGTGGTTTCCCCCACGACCTGACCGTCATGCCAGATCGTCGACATATAGGGCGGGTCGCAGTCGCCCGCCTCGACCACCAAGGTCGCAAAACGTTTCGTGACCCCTGCCTGTTTCTCGGCGGCAAGCGCCGCCTTGCCCACGAAGTCGGGCTTGGCCCAATCGACAAAGCGTTCCAGCCCGCCCTGCAACACCGTGTAATCGGTGGAAAGATCACCCTTCCACGCGCGATACCCCTTTTCGACCCGCAAACTGTTCAGCGCGAACATGCCAAAGGGCCGCAGACCCAAGGGCTTTCCCGCCACCATCACCGCGTCGAAGACGACCGCCGTATCGGCCACGCGGGAATGGATTTCCCAGCCCAGTTCACCGGCAAAGGATACACGCATCAGCATCACCCCGGCCCCGCGATCGTCGCGGTCTGCCACGTCAGCCAGGGCTTGCCCAGATCGGCCACCGCCCCCGCCGCCGCCAACACCTCGCGCGCTTTCGGTCCTGTCAGGATTTGCGTCGACCAGCCCTCGGTTTCATCCACCAGCGCCAGATGCGCGGGCAGCGACCGCAGCAGCCATTCGCGGTCATGCGCCTGCGCGGTCGCCGCCGTGATCAGCAACACCTCGTCCTCGGCCATGCGGGCCACCGACATCTCGGTGACGATCCGCCCCTTGTCATCGGCGAAATAGGCCAGACCCAGCCGCCCGACATTCGGCACCTTTCCGGTGATCTGCGCGGCCAGCCACTCGGCCGCGCCCGCCCCCGTCACCCGAAACCGCGAAAATCCGGGCAGGTCGAGGATGCCGCAGGCATCGCGCACGGCCAGACATTCCTCGCGCACCGCGCCGAACCACGGCCCCTCGCGGTCCCATGTGCGCTGCGCGGCCTCGGACGTGTCATCGCCTTCCCGCGCATACCACAGCGCCCGTTCCCAACCGTTATAGGGGCCGAACTGTGCCCCCATCGCGGCCACGCGATCATGCACCGCCGACAGCTTCTTGCCCCGACCGACCGGCCAAGCGTGATGCGGGAAATGGATGGCATATTCGTGGCCGTAAACCTCCATCCCCTTTTCGACGCAATACTGACGATCCTCGAACCCCGTAAAGCGGCGCGGATCGCAAGACCACATGTCCCATTCGGTCGCCCCTTGCGTCACCCATTCGGCCAGCACCTTGCCCGCGCCGCCCGCCTGACAGATGCCAAAGGTGAACACGCAAGCCTCGAACGCATTGGGCACCCCCGGCATCGGCCCGATCAGCGGGTTGCCATCGGGCGTATAGGGGATCGGCCCGTTGATCACCTTGGTCAGGTTCGCCTTGGCGAGCAGCGGCACGCGCTCCATCGCGTCGTTGATGTGCCATTCCAGCCGCTCCAGATCGTCGGGGAACAGCTGGAAGCTGAAATCTTCCGGCATCGGATCGTCGGGCGTGGCCCAATGCGCGCGGCAAGGGTTTTCGTAAGGCCCAAGGTTGAAGCCCATCTTTTCCTGCCGCAGGTAGTAGCTGCTGTCCACATCGCGCAAGAGCGGCAGCTTGTGGCCCGACTCCTTGGTCCATGCCTCCAACTCGGGGATGGTGTCAAAGAGCATATACTGATGGCTCATCACCATCATCGGCAGGTCGCGCCCGAACCATTTGGCGACCTCGCCCGCATAATATCCGGCGGCGTTCACCACGATCTCGCAGCGGATCTCGCCCTTGGGGGTGGAAACCACCCACTCATCCCCCTCGCGCCGCACACCTGTTGCGGGGCAGAAGCGTTCGATCCGCCCGCCCATCTGGCGCGCGCCCTTGGCCAGCGCCTGCGTCAGTTGCGCGGGGTCGATGTCGCCATCATAGGGATCATATAGCGCGCCCGTCAGGTCATGCGTTTCAAGGAACGGATACCGCGAGGCGATCTCGTCGGGCGACAGGATCGTCAGGTCCATCCCCTGATAGCGCCCCATGCCCACCACGCGCTGGAATTCCTGCAAGCGTTCCTTGCTATGGCCCAGCCGCACCGATCCGGTGACGTGGTAGTTCATCGGATAGTCGACCTCGTCGCCCAAGCCCCGATACAACTGCGCCGAATAGCGCTGCATGTTCATGATCGACCAGCTTGATGAAAATGTCGGCACGTTGCCCGCGGCATGCCATGTGCTGCCCGCCGTCAACTCGTTCTTTTCCAAAAGCACGCAATCGGTCCATCCGGCCTTGCACAGATGGTAAAGCGACGATGCGCCCACGGCCCCGCCCCCGATGATCACCACGCGCGCCTGTGTCGGAAAATCAGCCATCTCGCACTCCCTTGCCGCCGCGTTTTCCGGCAGCCTTCGCGCGTCATCCTAGCCGCAGCGCAGGCCCGCTTTCAATTCGGCTCAGAGCGGGCTATTGATCGGAAAACCCGATTAGGCACGCCGATGCAGATCGACCAGCTCGACACCTTTCTCGACCTTTGCGAAACCCGCAGCTTCAACCGCAGCGCAGAACGGCTGGGGGTCACGCAATCCACCGTCTCGGCCCGCGTGACGGCCCTGGAAGCGGCGCTCGGCGTAAAGCTCTTTACACGCTCGCGCGCGGGAACCGACCTGACCACCGAAGGCACGCGGTTCGAATCCCACGCCCGAACCCTGCGCCACGAATGGCATCAGGCGCGGCGGCGGATTCAGGTGCCCGACCGCGCGGCACATCTGGTGCGGCTCGGCATCCAGAACGACCTTGCCGCCCAGCATATCGGCGAATGGATGGCCGATTTCCGCCGCGCCCTGCCCGACACGGCGTTCTACATCGAACCCGATTATTCCAACCAGATGTGCGCCGATGTGCTGACCGGCACGCTCGACTTTGCCGTGATGTATGCGCCCAAGCCCCACCCCGACCTGCATTTCGAAACTTTGGGCGAGGTGACCTATCGCATGGTCAGTTCCGACACCGACCGCCGCGCCGGGGTGAACCCCGAAACCTTCATCTTCGCCCATTTCTCTCCCGCCTTCGAGGCGATGCACCGCGACCTCACGCCCGAACTCGCAGGCAGCCCGATCTCGGTCGGCCAAAGCGCCACCGTCGCCTCGCTTCTGGCTGCGATGGGCGGGGCGGGCTATGTGCTGGAACGCACGGCGGCACAGATGATCGCCACCACCCGTTTCAGCGAAGTGACCGATGCGCCGGTGCTGCGCCAGCCGGTCTATGCCGCCATTCACC
Protein-coding sequences here:
- a CDS encoding aldehyde dehydrogenase family protein, whose product is MTYANLSKFYINGEWVAPLGGGTMGVENPATEEIVGQVALGSVADADRAIAAARAAFDAFTVWSADDRIALLERILAEYNARYDDFAQAMSTEMGAPMAWAKDAQAWAGQVHLESTIKAAKEFHWEEKRGDTLLIREGIGVCALITPWNWPMNQIACKVGPAIAAGCTMVLKPSEIAPLSGILFAEVCHAAGVPAGVFNMVNGTGPEVGARLSSHPEVDMVSFTGSTRAGVQVAQAAAPTVKRVAQELGGKSANIVLPSADLAAAVSGGVEGCFGNTGQSCDAPTRMFVPIARMDEALAVAKEAAEKVVVGDPNDPAVTMGPLISKLQFDKVQGLIQKGIDEGATLVTGGMGRPVGVNRGWFVRPTIFGHVTNDMTIAREEIFGPVLAVIGYDSVDQAVEMANDTVYGLAAYVQGERSEAVAVGRRLRAGQVSLNYPAWDTFAPFGGYKQSGNGREYADWGIHDFCEVKALVGAGA
- a CDS encoding trimethylamine methyltransferase family protein, with translation MSEAIETDGLGEACEPSRSRRAGGRANRVALRSAPLAENLRPVRGGMSGGQYRPLTDAGMAKIHESALEALEVIGLSQAPPSGVEIMTAAGAIQGDDGRLRFPRALVEDMLAVAARGITLHGREDRHDLHLTGTNVHFGTAGAAVHIVDPVTLDYRESTAQDLYDAARLVDNLDNIHFYQRTMVCRDVVDNRDMDLNTLYGCLAGTTKHVGTSISDPSHVDAIFDMLYMVAGGEDKWRERPFVSNSNCFVVPPMKFAEESCITMEACIRRGMPMLLLSAGQAGATSPAPIALTIVQAMAECLAGVVYANAITKGAPCIFGTWPFVSDLRTGAMSGGSAEQALLTAGCAQMHRFYDLPGGAASGISDSKLPDMQAGWEQGITNALAGLSGLNMCYEAVGMHASLLGFCLESLVLGDDLLGQAMRLVRGIDVTPDSTSIEAMKQVCLGGPGHYLGSEQTLSLMQTEYIYPVCGNRMSPKEWNEAGKPLLLDTAIARKNAILAKAGCRVEPEIDAAIRAKYKIHFR
- a CDS encoding GcvT family protein, whose protein sequence is METGVVQVPERARAVIIGGGVSGCSVAYHLAKAGWTDIVLLERKQLTSGTTWHAAGLIGQLRGSANMTRLAKYSADLYVKLEAETGVATGMKQVGSISVALTGERHEELLRQATVARIFDVDVHEISPAEVKARYPHLNVSDVVGAVALPLDGQCDPANIAMALAKGARMRGAKIFEGVKVTRVTEAASGTGRRVTGVDYVTEAGPGHIAADVVINCGGMWGRDLAAQNGVTLPLHACEHFYLVTEPVAGLDPNLPVLRVPDECAYYKQDAGKMMLGAFEPKAKPWGMGGIREEFCFDTLPEDFDHFQPILEHAMNRMPLFQSAGIHTFFNGPESFTPDDRYYLGEAPEVGGYWVAAGYNSVGIAGSGGAGMALAHWITEGEAPFDLWEVDIRRAQPFQKNRAYLKERVTETLGLLYADHFPYRQVVTSRGVRRTPLHEHLMARGAVFGEVAGWERANWFADAGQERQYRYSWKRQNWFGNQRAEHLAVRNGVGLFDMSSFGKIRVEGRDACAFLNRVCANQIDVGVGRIVYTQMLNRNGGIESDLTVTRLSETAFLLVVPGATLQRDLAWLRRHLGEDFAVITDMTAAEAVLCLMGPKARDVLAGCSPNDFSNAGHPFGSAREIEVGMGLARAHRVTYVGELGWELYVSADQAAHVFEAVEAAGADHGLKLCGIHTLDSCRIEKAYRHFGHDITDEDHVLEAGLGFAVKTGKGDFIGRDAVLAKAEAGLERRMVQFLLKDPEPLMFHNEAVVRDGKIVGPVTSGNYGHFLGGAVGLGYVPCRGETEADVLASRYEIEIAGVRHEAVASLAPLHDPKSERVKM
- a CDS encoding LysR family transcriptional regulator; translated protein: MQIDQLDTFLDLCETRSFNRSAERLGVTQSTVSARVTALEAALGVKLFTRSRAGTDLTTEGTRFESHARTLRHEWHQARRRIQVPDRAAHLVRLGIQNDLAAQHIGEWMADFRRALPDTAFYIEPDYSNQMCADVLTGTLDFAVMYAPKPHPDLHFETLGEVTYRMVSSDTDRRAGVNPETFIFAHFSPAFEAMHRDLTPELAGSPISVGQSATVASLLAAMGGAGYVLERTAAQMIATTRFSEVTDAPVLRQPVYAAIHLRQRTSPMHRRLHRIVERRLSGR